AGTCGGATTTCTTGATGAGCCTGTATACTATAGGCACCTCCTTGGTGGAAGTGACAATTTTGGTGCTTACCTCGGCCCGGCCATCGCCCAGCGGGGATTCGTCCAGAAATACGACCTTCTCGTCGGTGTATGCCTCGATGCGGCGCAGGTAGGTGCGCTCCAGCAGCTTGACGAAGGCCTTGGTGAAGCGCTGGCGTTCGTCGGGGTTGAAGCTGTCCCAATTGGCGGCCAAGGTCCGCTTGGCCAGTTCTTCGGGGTCGAACACGCGCCCGACTGCGGTATAGAGTTTCTCCACCCGGCCGGAGTCTCCGGCCTTGGTGGTGGTCAGCACGTTCAATACGGCGTCCACGCTGGACTTCAGCGCGTCCTTGGCCTCGCCGGCCAGGGCCGCGTGCGAAAAAAGCAGCACGAAAAGGATCGTGCCGATGGCGCGAGCCATCATTTCTTCTCCTCCTTCACTCCACCGAACACATACTTGCCGATGAGATCCTGCAGGTCCACGGAAGATTCCGTTTCCGTCAGCATGCCGCCGGGCGGCACGGGTTCGCCCGCGCCACCGGGGGTGATCTTGACGTACTTGTCGCCGATGAGGCCGTTGGTCTTGATGGAGACGATGGCGTCGTCGGTGAGCTTGATGCCCGTGCTCAGACGCAGGTCCAGGATGGCGCGCTTGTCCGGCGAGAGGCCGATGGCCTCCACCCTCCCCACGCGCACCCCGGCCAACTCCACGCTGGCGCCTTCCTTGAGTCCGGTGACGTCGATGAACCGGGCCTTGACCACGTAACCGTCGCCCCCGAACACCTCCATCTTCCCGAGCTTGATGGACAGGTAGCCAACGCAGAGGAGCCCGGCCAGGACGAACAGGCCAACTGCGGTTTCAATCGAGTAGCTCTTCATTGTCCCCACCCAATAGGTCCGCCAATTCTGTAATGCAACATTCTTCTCACAGCAAAAACGAAGTCAGTGCATAGTCCGCCGCCAGTATGGACACGCAGGAGGCCACGACGGCAGTAGTGGTGGCCAGGCTCACGCCTCTGGCGCCGAATCCGCCCTCGCGCCGATGGGCGTAATACCCCTGGTAACAGCAGATCGAGGCCACCAGAGCCGCGAACACGGCTGATTTCACGAATCCGCTGGTGACGTCCTGCATGACCACGCCGTCATATATGCGGGCCATGTAGATGCCGGGGCTCACGCCCAGCATGAGCACCCCGGTCAGGTAGCCGCCCATGATCCCGATGACGTCGAACATTGCCGTCAAGAGCGGGAAGCAGATGAGCGAGGCCGCCAGCCGGGGGCTGAACAGGTATCGCACGGGGCTGACGCCCATGGCGTCAAGGGCGTCTATCTGCTCTGAAATACGCATGATGCCAAGCTCGGCCGCCATGGAGGAGCCCGCCCGCCCGGTTATCATGATGGCCGTGAGCACCGGCCCCAGCTCCCGGATGATGGAGAGGGCCACGGCCACGCCCAGCAGGCCTTCGGCCCCGAACTTTACTAGCGTGTAATACCCTTGCAATCCCAATACCATGCCGGTGAACAGCCCGATGAGCAGGATCACCGAGACGGACTTTACCCCGATGAAGAAGACCTGCTGCACGGTCTTGGCCCATTGCAGCGGCAGGCTGAAGACCAGCAGGGCGCCACGGCAGACGAAAAGGGACAGGGAGCCAAGCTCCCAGGCCAGCCCCAAGGCCTTGCGCCCGACGGATGCCGGAATATCGAGAATGCCGGAAAGTGCTTTCATGGATTTGGGGAATGGCCGTCACCGGATGCGTGTGCAGCCGTTACGCGAAACAGCAGGGATTTCAAGTAGGCCGTTTCGGGCATTGCCGGGTGCACCGGGTGGTCCGGCCCCTGGCCGCCCCGCCAGACGAGCTGGGAGCGTCGCTTTCCGGCCAGGGCCGAGACGATCAGGCGCTGGAACTGCTGCTCCTCCATGTGTTGGGAGCAGGAGGCCGTGAGCAGGAATCCGTCAGGGGTAAGCAGCCTGGCGGCCAGCTTGTTGACGGTGTGGTAGGCTCCCATGCCATGGTCCAGGTCTTTCTTGCGCTTGACGAAAGCGGGCGGATCCAGGCTGATGACATCGAAGCGTTCGCCTTTGGCGGCCATCTCCTCCAGGAAGTCCTGGGCGTCGGCCTTCACGGCGCGCACCTTCTGGGAAACGTTGTTGCGGGCTGCGTTGGCGGCGACGTGCTCGACGGCCGCGCCGGAGGCGTCCACGCACACTGCCTCGCTGGCCCCGGCCAGGGCCGCGCCCACGCCCAGCGCGCCCACGTAGCTGAACACGTCCAGCACGCGCCTGCCCTTGCACAGGGGGAGTATCGCCAGACGGTTGGGCCGCTGGTCGTAGAACCAGCCGGTCTTCTGGCCCGAGGCCAGGCTTGCCCGGTAGAGGCCTTCTCCCTCCAGCACCTCCACCTCGTCCGGCACTTCGCCCTTGGCGGCCACCACCTCAAGGGGCAGGCCCTCCAACTGGCGGGAGCGCACGTCGCCCTTGAGCAGAACCGCACGGGGGCGCACCAGTTCGTCCAGCACGTCCAGCACGTCCTGGCGCAGGCGCTCCATGCCGGCGGTGAGCAACTGCACGCTCAGCACGTCGGCGTAGCGGTCCACAACCAGGCCGGGCAGGTGGTCGCCCTCGCCGAAAACCATGCGGTAGTACGGCCGTGGGAAGAGCGCCTCGCGCAGGGCAAGGGCCTGGGCAATCCTCTCCCGCAGCCAGTCCCTGCCGAGGCGTGCGCCAGGGTTCTGGTCGCAGATGCGCGCCAGGATCAGCGACCCCGGGTTCACGTAGCCGACGCCAAGCGCCTGGCCGCGCGCAGAGACCACAACCGCCTGGTCGCCGGGGCTGAAGGATGCGAGCGGACTGCGGGCGGTGTCCACCTCGTTGGAGAACACCCAGAGGTGCCCCACCTTGAGGCGGCGTTCCTCGTGCTTCTTCAAATGGAGAATGGGAAGGTTCATAAGCGACGGTCCTGTAGGACTTCCGGGCGGGCTTTGCAATATTTCGTCTTGAGAATGAAACCGTTGAGGGTTATTTTTCTCCCATGCGTACGGTAGCATTCATCCTCTTCGCGGTCGTAACGGCCGCAGCGGCGGCGCTTTCAACCCTGGTGGCCACGCGTTACCTCACCCTCGAGAAAGACGTGCTCGAGGCGCGGTCGCACCTGGAATCTATAAGCATGGAACGCAAGCGGCAGGAAGAGGAAAAAATGGCCCTCCGGCTGGACCGTGAGCGCATCCAGTCCGAACTGGAGGCCCGCCTGGCCGAGCAGAAGAACCAGCTGGACGACTGCACAGCCCTGCGCCTGAACGATCTGGAGGACCTTCGGGCCTCCATGCTCAACCTGAACAAGCGCCTCACCGACATGCAGAACCAGCTGTCGGCCTCCGCCACCCGCGAGGGGCACAGCGACGCTCCCCAGCCGGGAGCGCAGCCCCCGGCCGCGCCATCCGCCAGTCAGGCCGGAGGCGCCCCGGCTCCAGCCAGTTCGACGGACGTGCCCAAGGGGGCCATCCCCACGCCGGAGCAGGAAGCCAAGAAGCTGGACAAAGCGCAGTAGCCCGTCTTTTGCGGGGCCCGATGCCCGAGCCCGAAGCCGGAGCTCGATGTCGGAACCTGATTCCCGTGGCCCGAGCCTGAGCCCGAAGCCGGAGCCCGAAACCCGTGCCCGAAACGCGCCGCGCGGCGCGAAACCGCAACCACCGGAGGCGTTCATGCCGCTCGTAGCCGTCAGTGTATTCAAAGGCCGCAGCCCTGAGCAGAAACACGCTCTCCTGGAGGCCGTGCATGAAGCGCTGGTGTCCGCTTTCGGCATCCCCGAGCCCGACCGCAACATCCGCCTGAATGAATACGCCCCGGGTGACTGGCTGCTGCCCCCGGGCAAGACCGA
The nucleotide sequence above comes from Fundidesulfovibrio soli. Encoded proteins:
- a CDS encoding ABC transporter substrate-binding protein, translated to MARAIGTILFVLLFSHAALAGEAKDALKSSVDAVLNVLTTTKAGDSGRVEKLYTAVGRVFDPEELAKRTLAANWDSFNPDERQRFTKAFVKLLERTYLRRIEAYTDEKVVFLDESPLGDGRAEVSTKIVTSTKEVPIVYRLIKKSDWKVYDVTIEGVSLVQNYRNQFNQILVKESPAQLISRVESMGSAS
- the mlaD gene encoding outer membrane lipid asymmetry maintenance protein MlaD, with amino-acid sequence MKSYSIETAVGLFVLAGLLCVGYLSIKLGKMEVFGGDGYVVKARFIDVTGLKEGASVELAGVRVGRVEAIGLSPDKRAILDLRLSTGIKLTDDAIVSIKTNGLIGDKYVKITPGGAGEPVPPGGMLTETESSVDLQDLIGKYVFGGVKEEKK
- a CDS encoding MlaE family ABC transporter permease, with product MKALSGILDIPASVGRKALGLAWELGSLSLFVCRGALLVFSLPLQWAKTVQQVFFIGVKSVSVILLIGLFTGMVLGLQGYYTLVKFGAEGLLGVAVALSIIRELGPVLTAIMITGRAGSSMAAELGIMRISEQIDALDAMGVSPVRYLFSPRLAASLICFPLLTAMFDVIGIMGGYLTGVLMLGVSPGIYMARIYDGVVMQDVTSGFVKSAVFAALVASICCYQGYYAHRREGGFGARGVSLATTTAVVASCVSILAADYALTSFLL
- a CDS encoding class I SAM-dependent rRNA methyltransferase → MNLPILHLKKHEERRLKVGHLWVFSNEVDTARSPLASFSPGDQAVVVSARGQALGVGYVNPGSLILARICDQNPGARLGRDWLRERIAQALALREALFPRPYYRMVFGEGDHLPGLVVDRYADVLSVQLLTAGMERLRQDVLDVLDELVRPRAVLLKGDVRSRQLEGLPLEVVAAKGEVPDEVEVLEGEGLYRASLASGQKTGWFYDQRPNRLAILPLCKGRRVLDVFSYVGALGVGAALAGASEAVCVDASGAAVEHVAANAARNNVSQKVRAVKADAQDFLEEMAAKGERFDVISLDPPAFVKRKKDLDHGMGAYHTVNKLAARLLTPDGFLLTASCSQHMEEQQFQRLIVSALAGKRRSQLVWRGGQGPDHPVHPAMPETAYLKSLLFRVTAAHASGDGHSPNP